A stretch of Roseibium porphyridii DNA encodes these proteins:
- a CDS encoding TfuA-like protein, with product MMQAKRPLVVFIGPSLPPEGLPEALQADVRPPAAQGDIAAVSLEAKDCVIALIDGVFQGAPAVRHKEILWAIDRGATIFGAASMGALRAAELSSFGMHGRGLIYRWFRRNALAPDDAVAVLHTPEELGAVAITDSLVDLRIRFKQSRKEGQITACQESALVTAAFQLHYTERHLKAVLATARDNGANITISDLAKPDCTQKQLDAQLLLDELTDRQKSGLWPLPTPGAAFVPTDAFLQDLADAGFSLDSFSGA from the coding sequence ATGATGCAGGCTAAGCGTCCTCTCGTCGTTTTCATCGGCCCGAGTTTACCCCCCGAAGGCCTTCCTGAGGCACTCCAGGCCGATGTACGGCCACCGGCAGCCCAGGGAGACATTGCTGCCGTATCGCTTGAGGCAAAGGACTGCGTCATTGCTCTGATCGACGGTGTCTTTCAAGGAGCTCCGGCCGTCAGGCACAAGGAGATCCTCTGGGCGATCGATCGCGGCGCCACCATTTTTGGTGCGGCCAGCATGGGCGCTCTCAGAGCCGCTGAATTATCGAGCTTTGGGATGCACGGGCGAGGGCTCATCTATCGGTGGTTCCGGCGAAATGCCCTTGCACCAGATGACGCGGTCGCGGTCCTTCACACGCCAGAAGAACTCGGTGCGGTCGCGATCACCGATTCCCTTGTCGATTTGCGCATTCGTTTCAAGCAATCGCGAAAGGAAGGCCAAATCACAGCGTGTCAGGAAAGCGCTCTGGTGACTGCGGCTTTTCAGCTTCACTACACGGAACGGCACCTGAAAGCCGTGTTGGCTACCGCTCGGGATAATGGGGCGAACATTACGATTTCAGATCTGGCGAAGCCCGATTGCACTCAGAAGCAACTTGATGCGCAACTTCTACTAGATGAACTTACTGATCGCCAGAAATCCGGCCTCTGGCCTCTTCCCACACCTGGAGCGGCGTTCGTGCCAACAGACGCGTTTCTGCAGGATCTCGCAGACGCGGGATTTTCATTGGACAGCTTCTCAGGTGCTTGA
- a CDS encoding YcaO-like family protein: MDEVSPNLELFDEISAICRNSPTSKLSRRFSADEYLSRLKPHLTSFGISRLADVTGLDRIGVPVVQAVRPLARSNAVNQGKGLTLSEAAVSAIIEALETFACESPDQIGGRASPNEIYGHAAIHKLSCHLPPEMAEEWMENPIAFMRGIEPMSQDIVSVPAALISTDYTPSSSHAVSPFVRTTTGLGGGGSLEEAIQHGFLEVLERISTEKAMTTHGFFEKNRIAPDTNVDACTDELIMQVQDAGLLFAAYECPPVGRFPVVWVRLLDERASATSLPFAADGFACRPTFSGALRAALLESIQTRASVISGSREDITRRSYPRNHDDQLIAFERRQMSKTPANSPSFAGNNSAVSVKDFTEALAEAGLTSAIVPVLALEDVPLFIVRVVPLVGQRWRA, translated from the coding sequence ATGGATGAAGTCAGCCCAAATCTGGAACTGTTTGACGAAATCAGCGCGATATGCCGCAATTCGCCGACTTCGAAGCTCTCGCGGCGCTTTAGCGCTGACGAGTATCTCTCCCGTTTAAAGCCTCATCTGACGTCCTTCGGCATTTCGCGGCTGGCAGACGTCACCGGTCTTGATCGTATTGGTGTTCCGGTTGTCCAGGCCGTCCGACCGTTGGCGCGATCGAACGCCGTCAACCAGGGCAAAGGTTTGACCCTTTCGGAGGCTGCCGTCAGCGCAATCATCGAAGCTCTTGAAACCTTTGCCTGCGAATCGCCTGATCAAATCGGTGGCAGAGCATCTCCAAACGAGATTTATGGGCACGCGGCAATCCACAAGCTTTCCTGTCACTTACCGCCAGAGATGGCTGAAGAGTGGATGGAGAACCCAATTGCGTTTATGCGCGGAATTGAACCGATGTCGCAGGATATCGTCAGCGTGCCCGCTGCCCTGATCAGTACGGATTATACGCCATCCTCATCTCATGCAGTGTCGCCTTTCGTCCGCACCACGACCGGACTGGGGGGTGGCGGAAGTCTGGAGGAAGCAATTCAGCATGGGTTCCTCGAGGTTCTGGAGCGGATAAGCACCGAAAAGGCCATGACAACGCATGGGTTCTTTGAGAAAAACCGCATTGCGCCCGACACGAATGTCGACGCCTGCACAGACGAGCTCATAATGCAGGTTCAAGATGCCGGTCTGTTGTTTGCTGCCTATGAGTGCCCACCGGTTGGGCGCTTTCCCGTCGTCTGGGTCAGACTTCTCGATGAGCGTGCTTCAGCAACTTCTCTTCCATTTGCCGCGGACGGTTTTGCCTGCCGCCCCACCTTTAGCGGAGCACTGCGAGCAGCGCTTTTGGAAAGCATTCAGACACGCGCGTCAGTGATATCAGGCTCCCGCGAAGACATAACCCGCCGTTCCTATCCAAGAAATCACGATGATCAACTGATCGCCTTCGAACGGCGGCAAATGAGTAAGACGCCTGCCAATAGTCCATCATTTGCCGGGAACAATTCAGCAGTGAGTGTGAAGGATTTTACCGAAGCGCTGGCAGAGGCAGGTTTGACCTCGGCTATTGTGCCCGTCCTTGCTCTTGAAGACGTTCCGCTGTTCATCGTCCGGGTGGTGCCGCTGGTCGGCCAGCGTTGGAGGGCATGA